In Deltaproteobacteria bacterium, a single window of DNA contains:
- a CDS encoding DNA primase, giving the protein MAGKIPDETIQAIRDRISIVEVISSYVALKKAGRNHLGLCPFHNEKTPSFTVSEERGLFHCFGCGAGGTVFTFVMKMERQDFPEAVASLARRAGIALPERGSDAAGAQHREQLVRVNTFAAAFFRRALSQPEGAQARRYLNERGVSPEMAERFGLGFAPATGTALARALASKRVPEAWAIEVGLLARSAEGRVYDRFRGRLMFPIRHSDGRVIGFGGRVLAGEGPKYLNSPESPLFRKGEGLYGLFEAKSAIRDADKVVLVEGYLDALALVQAGIGYAVATLGTALTVAQLRLVRRFSGNVIAFFDGDAAGQKAAARAFALCAEAGVWAHGAFLPQGFDPDSFVRQRGLEATQQLLQAAIPLADFFLAHVDPGVQAPVPQRARVAAEVARVLALVKDQFQYDLLVRQAAERLGVSEQTLRQPLVTATRHAEPPTQPGPGALSGPAEETTLVEVMAVDTEVAAWAEGSGLLAKFSNLELAAAARAIAAAWAEGQQPSAVLDALPAGVAARVSAALLGQGPVAGSDRRKIAEDCAAKIAWRKRREMKAAVTTEIRQAESQGDFIRSREQLERRNLLLRQEGSER; this is encoded by the coding sequence ATGGCTGGAAAAATCCCCGACGAGACCATCCAGGCCATTCGCGACCGGATCAGCATCGTCGAGGTCATCTCCAGCTACGTGGCCTTGAAAAAGGCCGGCCGCAATCATCTCGGGCTGTGCCCGTTTCATAACGAGAAGACGCCGTCGTTCACGGTCAGCGAAGAGCGCGGCCTGTTCCACTGTTTCGGCTGTGGTGCGGGCGGCACGGTGTTCACCTTCGTGATGAAGATGGAGCGGCAGGACTTTCCGGAGGCTGTCGCCAGCTTGGCACGACGGGCCGGCATCGCCCTGCCCGAGCGCGGCAGCGACGCAGCGGGAGCGCAGCACCGCGAGCAGCTGGTGCGGGTGAACACCTTTGCCGCCGCCTTCTTCCGCCGCGCGCTGTCGCAGCCGGAAGGGGCACAGGCGCGGCGCTACCTCAACGAACGCGGCGTGTCGCCGGAGATGGCCGAGCGCTTCGGTCTGGGCTTCGCTCCCGCCACAGGTACGGCGCTAGCGCGGGCTCTGGCAAGCAAGCGCGTGCCCGAGGCCTGGGCGATCGAGGTGGGATTGTTGGCGCGTTCGGCTGAGGGGCGAGTGTATGATCGCTTCCGCGGCCGCCTCATGTTTCCGATCCGGCACAGCGACGGGCGCGTGATCGGCTTCGGCGGGCGCGTTCTAGCCGGCGAGGGACCGAAGTACCTCAACTCGCCCGAGTCCCCGCTGTTCCGAAAGGGTGAAGGCCTGTACGGATTGTTCGAGGCCAAGTCGGCGATCCGCGACGCCGACAAAGTGGTGCTAGTCGAAGGCTACCTCGATGCCTTGGCACTGGTCCAAGCCGGCATCGGCTACGCGGTGGCCACGCTGGGCACGGCACTGACGGTGGCGCAACTGCGGCTGGTGCGCCGCTTCAGCGGCAACGTCATCGCGTTCTTCGATGGCGATGCCGCCGGACAAAAGGCCGCCGCGCGCGCCTTCGCGCTCTGTGCCGAAGCCGGCGTCTGGGCGCACGGGGCCTTTCTACCGCAGGGCTTCGATCCCGATTCATTCGTCCGCCAGCGCGGACTTGAAGCCACACAGCAGCTGTTGCAGGCAGCGATTCCACTGGCGGACTTCTTTCTCGCGCACGTCGATCCGGGAGTGCAGGCGCCGGTGCCGCAACGCGCACGAGTGGCGGCCGAAGTGGCTCGGGTGCTGGCGCTGGTGAAGGACCAATTCCAGTACGATCTGCTGGTGCGGCAAGCGGCCGAACGGCTGGGAGTAAGCGAGCAGACGTTGCGCCAACCGCTCGTGACCGCCACGCGCCACGCCGAACCGCCAACTCAGCCAGGACCGGGGGCACTCAGTGGCCCGGCAGAGGAAACTACTCTGGTCGAGGTGATGGCGGTCGATACCGAGGTGGCAGCTTGGGCCGAGGGAAGTGGCCTGCTGGCCAAGTTCAGCAACTTGGAATTGGCGGCGGCGGCGCGAGCAATTGCCGCGGCCTGGGCCGAGGGACAGCAACCGTCTGCGGTGCTCGATGCCTTGCCGGCGGGTGTGGCCGCGCGCGTGAGCGCCGCCTTGCTGGGCCAGGGACCGGTGGCCGGCAGCGATCGCAGGAAGATCGCCGAGGACTGCGCCGCCAAGATCGCCTGGCGCAAGCGCCGCGAGATGAAAGCGGCGGTGACCACCGAGATTCGGCAAGCCGAGAGCCAAGGCGACTTCATTCGCTCGCGCGAACAACTGGAACGTCGCAACCTGTTATTGCGTCAGGAAGGGAGCGAACGGTAA
- a CDS encoding CvpA family protein produces MNSVDLVLAIVLAGFGLRGLWRGFLRESFGLLALFGALAVAFRFAAVAAAAIEPYSTLPLLREGVGFVGVFVATHALVTLTGVVLDRLAGPAFGGLRAVAGAAVGIGKGGALAAFVLLFLHLFPLLPQLEGRLLASRLAPPLIVAAGQVIRFGLTLSPDTTASHT; encoded by the coding sequence ATGAACAGCGTTGATTTGGTTCTCGCAATTGTGCTGGCGGGGTTCGGCCTGCGCGGCTTGTGGCGCGGCTTCTTGCGCGAGAGCTTCGGACTGCTGGCGCTATTCGGTGCGCTGGCGGTAGCCTTCAGGTTTGCCGCGGTTGCGGCGGCGGCGATCGAGCCGTACTCGACCTTGCCGTTGTTACGCGAGGGCGTTGGATTCGTCGGCGTCTTCGTTGCCACGCACGCGCTGGTGACCCTGACCGGGGTGGTGCTCGATCGCCTGGCCGGCCCGGCTTTTGGCGGGTTGCGCGCGGTTGCCGGGGCCGCCGTCGGCATCGGCAAAGGCGGCGCACTAGCGGCCTTCGTTCTGCTCTTCCTGCACTTATTTCCACTGTTGCCACAGCTCGAGGGCCGCCTGCTGGCGTCGCGTCTGGCGCCGCCGCTGATCGTTGCCGCCGGGCAGGTGATCCGTTTCGGGCTCACACTCAGCCCCGATACCACGGCCAGCCACACGTGA
- a CDS encoding glycerophosphodiester phosphodiesterase: MSAADFFVIGHRGAAGLAPEHTRPSFLRALAAGVDMIELDVQLTADGHLAVLHDRELGRTADATGLVRERTLAELRQLETGGWFADEFRGEPVLTLGEVFELLAGRAPLNVEIKSPEPDWEETAQVLAGVLSRAGQLAATVVSSFEMGALAALRRVLPEVQLGVLWQQLELEPAWDWAARLRATSFHPFSALADDDVVRAAHGRGLRVYTWTVNDEDEMRRVAGAGADGIISDFPDRVQRVRTALDGSPER; encoded by the coding sequence GTGTCGGCGGCCGATTTCTTCGTCATCGGACATCGCGGTGCGGCGGGCCTTGCGCCAGAGCATACCCGGCCCTCGTTCCTGCGCGCTCTCGCTGCCGGCGTCGACATGATCGAACTCGACGTGCAACTCACAGCCGATGGCCACCTGGCGGTGCTCCACGATCGCGAGCTCGGGCGCACGGCCGACGCGACCGGGCTAGTGCGCGAGCGTACGCTGGCGGAGTTGCGACAGCTCGAAACCGGCGGCTGGTTCGCCGACGAGTTCCGAGGTGAGCCGGTGCTGACACTCGGCGAAGTGTTCGAGCTGCTCGCCGGGCGGGCGCCGCTCAACGTGGAGATCAAGAGCCCAGAGCCGGATTGGGAGGAGACCGCGCAAGTGCTTGCCGGTGTACTGAGCCGGGCCGGGCAATTGGCGGCGACGGTGGTGTCGAGCTTCGAGATGGGCGCGCTGGCCGCGCTGCGGCGCGTGCTGCCGGAGGTGCAGCTCGGGGTCTTGTGGCAACAGCTGGAGCTCGAGCCGGCATGGGACTGGGCCGCGCGCCTGCGAGCAACGTCGTTTCATCCCTTCAGCGCGTTGGCCGATGACGACGTAGTGCGCGCCGCCCACGGGCGTGGCCTGCGGGTGTATACGTGGACGGTGAATGATGAGGACGAGATGAGGCGCGTGGCGGGCGCAGGTGCCGACGGCATCATCAGCGACTTCCCCGACCGCGTGCAGCGTGTGCGCACGGCGCTGGACGGCTCGCCGGAGCGCTGA